The DNA sequence CTACCTGTCCCTGGGTATCGATATAGCTTCGATAGTCCGCCAAAACTAAAAAGTAGTCCCCATCCCTCAGAAGGGCATCCACCAGAGGAGCAAAAAGGGAGGCCTGGCCGGGCGAGAAATATCCCGAGGCGATCTGTTCGATGGCCTGTTTGAGTTCCGGGTCCCTTTGGTAATAGTGCCACGGGCTATAGCCTTCTTGCCGCAACCGGTCCACTTCCTCAGACCTTAAACCGAAAAGGAAAAAATTCTCAGGCCCCACCTCTTCCCTCATCTCCACATTGGCGCCGTCCAGGGTTCCTATGGTCAACGCCCCGTTGAGCGCGAACTTCATGTTGCCCGTGCCGGAGGCCTCCATACCGGCCGTGGATATCTGTTCCGAGAGGTCGGCCGCCGGAATAACCTTCTCAGCCTGAGAGATGCAGTAATTCGGCAGGAAGAGCATCCGAAGCCGGCCTTGGACATCGGGATCATTATTAACCACCTCGGCTACGGAATTGAAAAGTTTGATTATGAGCTTGGCCCGATAATAGCCGGGCGCCGCCTTCCCGCCCATCAAAACCGTACGGGGCGTGGAGGGCGCCCGGGGGTTTCCCTTGATGCGGTTGTAACGGGTAATCACGTGCAGGATGTTCAGGAGTTGGCGCTTATATTCATGCATCCGCTTAAACTGGCAGTCGAACAGGGTTCGAGGGTTGATGCCCAGCCCCATCTTGCGCAACACATAGCGGGCCAGCCGTTTTTTATTCTCGAGTTTGGCCTCGGAAAAAGCCCGGCGAAATTGCGGGTCTTCGGCCAAAGGAATCAGTTTTCTGAGTTGGTTCAGATCACAGACCCAGTCCGAACCGATGGTGTCGGTAATGAGCCCCGAGAGGGCGGGATTGGTCTGGAGGAGCCAACGCCGGGGGGTGACGCCGTTGGTGATGTTCTTGAATTTCCCGGGATAAAATTCGTGAAAATCCCGGAATAGAACGTCTTTGAGAATTTGGGTGTGCAAGGCGGCCACCCCGTTGACCGAATGACTGCCCACGATGGCCAGATGGGCCATCCGTACCCGGCGCTCCGATCCCTCTTCGATGAGGGACAGTCTGGTCAGGATTTCTTGATCACCCGAATACCGGGCGGCCACCTCCTGCAAAAAACGATGATTGATTTCGTAGATGATTTCCAGATGCCTGGGCAGCAGACGTCCGATCAGATCCACCGGCCAGGTCTCCAGGGCTTCGGGCAAGACGGTGTGGTTGGTATAGGCAAAGGTCTTGTTGCTGATATCCCAGGCTTGATCCCAACCCAACTGTTCCTCATCCAGCAGGAGCCGCATCAGTTCAGCGATGGCGATAGCCGGGTGGGTGTCATTCAATTGCACAGCCGCGTAATCGGCCAGGCCGGCCAGGGACCCGTGCTGCTTTTTATGACGACGCATGATGTCCTGAAAAGTGGCGGCCACCAGAAAATACTGCTGTTTTAAACGGAGTTCCTTGCCTTGTTCCGGCTGATCGTTGGGGTACAGGACCTTGGAGATGTTCTCGCTCATAACCTTGTCGTGCATGGCCCCGGCATAATCCCCCCGGTTGAAGACACTCAAATTGAAATCACGGCTCGATTGGGCGGCCCACAACCGCATATTGGTAACGTGGTCGCCACCATAACCGGGGATCAGGATATCACAAGGCACGGCCATGATGTTCTCGGTGTCCACCCAGCGATAGCACCGGCGCCCCTCGGGATCAAGGGTGGACTCACTTCGGCCGTAGAATTTGACTTCGTAGAGATGCTCGCGCCGGACGATCTCCCAGGGACTACCCTGGCGGCGCCAGTTATCGCAGCTTTCCTCCTGAAAACCGTTAACGATATTCTGGAAAAAGATACC is a window from the Deltaproteobacteria bacterium genome containing:
- a CDS encoding glycogen/starch/alpha-glucan phosphorylase; its protein translation is MTDNFPCRTDQKKVPPPDLETLADDIRRHIVSTLGNEVYGHSHFRYFNGLALSIRDRLITAWLNTQRDYYDGMVKRVYYLSMEFLPGRFLMNYLTNLGMEQGCRQVLEKLGLSLEDLEEVEWDAGLGNGGLGRLASCYLDSMASLKIPGYGYGIAYDYGIFFQNIVNGFQEESCDNWRRQGSPWEIVRREHLYEVKFYGRSESTLDPEGRRCYRWVDTENIMAVPCDILIPGYGGDHVTNMRLWAAQSSRDFNLSVFNRGDYAGAMHDKVMSENISKVLYPNDQPEQGKELRLKQQYFLVAATFQDIMRRHKKQHGSLAGLADYAAVQLNDTHPAIAIAELMRLLLDEEQLGWDQAWDISNKTFAYTNHTVLPEALETWPVDLIGRLLPRHLEIIYEINHRFLQEVAARYSGDQEILTRLSLIEEGSERRVRMAHLAIVGSHSVNGVAALHTQILKDVLFRDFHEFYPGKFKNITNGVTPRRWLLQTNPALSGLITDTIGSDWVCDLNQLRKLIPLAEDPQFRRAFSEAKLENKKRLARYVLRKMGLGINPRTLFDCQFKRMHEYKRQLLNILHVITRYNRIKGNPRAPSTPRTVLMGGKAAPGYYRAKLIIKLFNSVAEVVNNDPDVQGRLRMLFLPNYCISQAEKVIPAADLSEQISTAGMEASGTGNMKFALNGALTIGTLDGANVEMREEVGPENFFLFGLRSEEVDRLRQEGYSPWHYYQRDPELKQAIEQIASGYFSPGQASLFAPLVDALLRDGDYFLVLADYRSYIDTQGQVDELFGNPDEWTRRAILNTACMGKFSSDRAVMEYVREIWGVQPLGKS